One genomic window of Cottoperca gobio chromosome 10, fCotGob3.1, whole genome shotgun sequence includes the following:
- the tmem35 gene encoding putative acetylcholine receptor chaperone, translating into MASPRTITIVALSFALGLFFVFMGTIKLTPRLSKDAYSEMKRAYKSYAKALPGLKKIGISSVLLRKIIGSLEVGCGVVLTLVPGRPKDVANFLLLLVMLAVLFFHQLVGDPLKRYAHALVFGILLTCRLLIARQSDDRPEREDSREEQHINDQEKNKVKQS; encoded by the exons ATGGCCTCACCAAGGACAATTACTATTGTGGCCCTTTCCTTTGCTTTAGGTCTATTTTTCGTCTTTATGGGAACCATTAAGCTCACTCCGAGACTAAGCAAAGATGCATACAGTGAAATG AAAAGGGCATACAAGAGTTATGCCAAGGCATTGCCAGGTCTAAAAAAGATTGGCATCAGCTCAGTCCTGCTTCGTAAGATCATTGGCTCTCTGGAGGTGGGCTGTGGTGTGGTGCTCACCCTCGTACCGGGCAGGCCGAAGGATGTGGCCAACttcttgctgctgctggttATGCTCGCTGTCCTGTTCTTCCACCAGCTAGTAGGAGACCCCCTGAAACGGTACGCTCACGCTCTAGTCTTTGGTATTCTGCTCACCTGCCGACTGCTTATTGCCCGCCAGAGTGACGACcggccagagagagaggacagcagagaggaaCAGCACATTAATGACCAGGAAAAGAACAAGGTCAAGCAGTCTTAA
- the cenpi gene encoding LOW QUALITY PROTEIN: centromere protein I (The sequence of the model RefSeq protein was modified relative to this genomic sequence to represent the inferred CDS: substituted 1 base at 1 genomic stop codon), with product MAEKLNLSGPPDSDPSSLNSQSVSSCSSNRSLRVAENERRKNEAQDPFVLALKYFSDVEAGTPVYGNDEVERNLVLVEKVAYSKGLSPEAISIMLEFAMSLRMGTVLCPRVLKCQIPATVVPQEAVVRAVVWLGVGKIPVATQVLFIKWVLTMFDMIDAKDQLRAIYGFIFSFVTEENLCPFICHLLYLLTRKESVRVFRVRKLLELQSKLGRQPFLLNLLSLYKVFCPELVTLSIPSQIKSVFRNHNMPWKSALIAVQKRGVSQVDPSTSLASTNKNKTKPRKRKHRHMELPVLSSVVNKEAQTESSSSRKLVPLVQLRSIAQLLENMHRIELPAQMGSLLGSSLALQYLDCVQDESALLRLNFWLGYALHEEFLFCGDGGASQNSEEALQFLNRLLSTQHFLRXGFSSSEAFLYKFLNVWDGSLLRPQILGLLSNIPVVPSSQIRRLLFEPLMQLFFTSSLFFKCGLMECLNNMLLKWLTWHSVYALEDDLDISLNSHTSINMTLSGFKDSVMELVDFVGRIASVGLQIEGCHSLLLSFILDFYETVCDMFLKYGLPLVVMPPPGVFYPALFATDPVSVDRLAYIMYRYKVNLTSAKSQEKITEQAFHISRQTFREFNHYVVVMVNCLWNSKMFQPGMGLQLGEELLLKSNVPQYWTSFDLIHHPAFMSYAFDFHQKCWTERKDIDLNSIKHSKPWSWYLEYLFSQGYDGLKQFVQSNISRQLTAGDGHGDSLSTKQK from the exons ATGGCAGAAAAGTTAAACTTGTCGGGGCCGCCGGATTCAGACCCTTCGTCTCTAAACAGCCAGTCTGTGTCCAGCTGTAGCAGTAACAGAAGTTTGAGAGTCGCAGaaaatgagaggaggaagaacgaGGCGCAGGATCCGTTTGTTCTGGCCCTGAAGTACTTCTCTGACG TTGAAGCAGGTACTCCTGTCTATGGAAACGATGAGGTGGAGAGGAATTTGGTGCTGGTGGAGAAGGTGGCCTACAGTAAAGGACTTTCCCCGGAGGCCATCTCAATTATGCTGGAGTTTGCCATGAGCCTCCGAATGG GGACGGTTCTTTGTCCCCGGGTGCTGAAGTGTCAGATTCCTGCTACCGTGGTGCCACAGGAGGCTGTGGTTCGAGCAGTGGTTTGGCTGGGGGTTGGCAAAATACCTGTCGCCACACAA GTTCTTTTCATAAAGTGGGTGTTGACCATGTTTGACATGATTGATGCGAAGGACCAACTTCGAGCGATCTATGGCTTCATCTTCAGCTTCGTCACAGAAGAGAATCTG TGTCCTTTCATCTGCCATCTGCTGTACCTTTTGACCAGAAAGGAAAGTG TGCGGGTCTTCAGAGTCAGGAAGCTACTGGAGCTACAGTCTAAACTG GGAAGGCAGCCGTTCCTGCTGAACCTACTGTCACTGTACAAAGTGTTTTGCCCCGAACTGGTGACGCTCTCCATCCCATCACAAATTAAG AGTGTGTTTAGGAATCACAACATGCCCTGGAAATCAGCGTTGATTGCTGTCCAGAAAAGAGGCGTTTCCCAGGTTGACCCCAGCACCAGCCTGGCctccacaaataaaaataagaccAAACCCAGGAAAAGG AAACACCGCCACATGGAACTGCCAGTGTTGAGTTCTGTGGTCAATAAAGAGGCTCAGACCGAGTCGTCATCCAGCAGAAAGCTGGTCCCTCTGGTGCAGCTTCGCTCTATTGCTCAGCTGCTGGAAAATATGCACCGTATAGAG CTGCCCGCTCAGATGGGCTCACTGCTTGGTTCCAGTCTGGCACTGCAGTACCTGGACTGTGTACAGGATGAGTCTGCCCTCCTACGCCTCAACTTCTGGCTCGGCTACGCTCTCCACGAAG AATTTTTGTTCTGTGGCGATGGAGGAGCCTCCCAGAATTCAGAAGAAGCTCTGCAGTTTCTTAACAGGTTGCTGTCCACACAGCACTTTCTCAGGTGA GGGTTTTCCAGTTCGGAGGCTTTTCTCTACAAATTTCTCAATGTTTGGGACGGTTCCCTCCTCCGCCCACAGATCCTCGGCCTGCTGAGCAACATTCCTGTTGTCCCCAGTTCTC AAATCAGACGGCTTCTGTTTGAGCCCCTCATGCAGCTCTTCTTCACATCATCACTGTTTTTCAAG TGTGGACTGATGGAGTGTCTAAACAACATGCTGTTGAAGTGGCTCACCTGGCACTCAGTGTATGCTCTGGAGGACGACTTGGACATCAGCCTCAACAGCCACACCTCCAT AAACATGACTCTGTCGGGGTTCAAGGATTCAGTGATGGAGCTGGTTGACTTTGTGGGTCGCATCGCCTCTGTGGGCCTTCAGATTGAAGGCtgccactctctcctcctcagcttCATCCTTGACTTCTATGAGACG GTGTGTGACATGTTTCTGAAGTATGGGCTCCCCCTTGTGGTGATGCCTCCACCTGGAGTTTTTTACCCAGCCCTGTTTGCCACTGACCCCGTTAGCGTGGACAGATTGGCCTACATCATGTACAG gTACAAGGTGAACTTGACATCAGCCAAGAGTCAAGAAAAAATAACAgag cAAGCCTTTCACATCAGCCGTCAGACGTTCCGTGAGTTCAACCACTACGTAGTCGTCATGGTCAACTGCCTGTGGAACTCCAAAATGTTTCAGCCAGGCATGGGGCTACAGCTGGGAGAGGAGCTGCTGCTCAAGAGCAACGTGCCACAATACTGGACGAGCTTCGACCTCATCCACCACCCCGCCTTCATGAGCTACGCTTTCGACTTTCACCAGAAG TGTTGGACCGAGAGAAAGGACATAGACCTCAATTCCATAAAG catTCCAAGCCATGGAGCTGGTACCTGGAGTATTTGTTCAGCCAGGGTTATGACGGCCTTAAACAGTTTGTTCAGAGCAACATCAGCCGGCAGCTGACAGCCGGCGACGGGCATGGAGACAGCCTGTCCACAAAGCAGAAGTAG